Proteins from a single region of Drosophila biarmipes strain raj3 chromosome 3R, RU_DBia_V1.1, whole genome shotgun sequence:
- the LOC108031145 gene encoding phosphoglycerate mutase 2 encodes MLALARNSWCGQMLSRRCPFSKASSGGKQSEKQGKYRIVMVRHGESEWNQKNLFCGWFDAKLSEKGQQEACAAGTALKNAKLEFDVAHTSVLSRAQDTLTAVLKSSEHKKIPVCRSWRLNERHYGGLTGLNKAETAKKFGEEKVQIWRRSFDTPPPPMEKDHEYYACIVEDPRYKDQLKPEEFPKTESLKLTIERTLPYWDEVIVPQIKEGMRVLVAAHGNSLRGVVKHLECISDEDIMKLNLPTGIPFVYELDENLKPLSTLKFLGDPETVKKAVESVANQGKAK; translated from the coding sequence ATGTTGGCTCTGGCCAGGAACTCGTGGTGTGGCCAAATGCTGAGTCGCCGTTGCCCGTTCTCGAAGGCCTCCTCCGGCGGAAAGCAGTCCGAGAAGCAGGGAAAGTACCGGATAGTGATGGTGCGGCATGGGGAGTCCGAGTGGAACCAGAAGAACCTCTTCTGCGGTTGGTTCGATGCCAAGCTCTCGGAGAAGGGGCAGCAGGAGGCCTGTGCCGCGGGCACCGCGCTCAAAAATGCCAAGCTGGAGTTCGATGTGGCCCACACCTCGGTGCTGTCCAGAGCCCAAGACACCCTCACGGCCGTCCTCAAGTCCAGCGAGCACAAGAAGATCCCTGTGTGCCGCTCCTGGCGCCTCAACGAGCGCCACTACGGCGGACTGACGGGACTGAACAAGGCCGAGACCGCCAAGAAGTTCGGCGAGGAGAAGGTCCAGATCTGGAGGCGCAGCTTCGACACCCCGCCGCCGCCCATGGAGAAGGATCACGAGTACTACGCCTGCATTGTAGAGGACCCGCGGTACAAGGACCAACTGAAGCCGGAGGAGTTCCCCAAGACGGAGTCCCTCAAGCTCACCATTGAGCGCACTCTGCCCTACTGGGACGAGGTGATTGTGCCCCAGATCAAGGAGGGCATGCGCGTCCTGGTGGCCGCCCACGGCAACAGCCTGAGGGGCGTGGTCAAGCACTTGGAGTGCATCTCCGATGAGGACATCATGAAACTCAACCTGCCCACCGGCATTCCCTTTGTCTACGAACTGGATGAGAACCTCAAGCCCCTGAGCACCCTGAAGTTCCTAGGCGATCCGGAGACGGTGAAGAAGGCCGTGGAATCGGTGGCCAACCAGGGCAAAGCCAAGTGA